A segment of the bacterium genome:
ACGCCCTGCGGCGATTCCTCGACCGCCATCGGCTCGCCGACGGTGAAGGTGCCGTCGCCGTTGCTGAGCAGCACCACCACGGTGGCGTCGTCGTTCTGGCTCACCACCAGATCCTCGTTGGCGTCGCCGTTCAGGCGACCGCTCGCCATGCCGATCGGCCCGCCGCCGACCGACGTGGTGATCAGATCCCCGAAGGTCCCGCCACCGTCGCCGAGGCGCACCGACACCGAATCACCGAACAGGTCGGCGGTGGCGACATCGAGGATGCCGTCGCCGTTGAAGTCCGCCAGCACGACGCTCTCCGGCGCCTGGCCGGTGACGTACACGGCCGGGATCCCGAAGGTTCCGTCGCCGTGACCGAGATAGACAGCAATGGTGCTGTCGGTCTCGTTGGCGATCACCAGGTCCAACATCGTATCGCCGTTGAGGTTGCCGGCGGCGATGGCGCTCGGCGCCACGCCGGCGAGCAACGTCGCGTGCACCGTCAGGCCGCCCGCGCCGTCGCCGAGCAGGATGGTGGCATTGTCCGAGCCGTTGTTGGCCGTGGCGATGTCGAGCTTGCCATCGCCGTTGAAGTCGCCGGCGGCGACCGCGACGGCGCCCTCGGAACAGTCGACGCCGGCGGTGCACCCGCTCGGCCCGAGCGGCACGTCGACGGCCGGCGCGAACGACAACGGAACGATCCCTGCTCCCGCGGCGACCGCGATCATCGCCAACGACGCAGCCCCCCACACCCAATGCTTGCGACTCACCCCTGACTCCTCGACGTCATGTTGATGCTGTTCGGAATTACGCGGGACCGGGAGGTCGGAGCGCCTGGCTCCCGTCAGCGGCCGTCGCGACGTGTCTCCGGCTTCAGCAAAGTCTGCAGCGAGCATTGCCGGCCCCCCAGATTATTGTCAAGGCGCACAAGGCGCAGCAGATGCGCGCGCTCGCGCGCCCCTGCGTCACATGGCACCTCGTGAGCGACGCCGCATGCCAGCGCGGATTGCCGAGCGCGCGGGGCTGCGCTAGACGGCCACGCCATGTCGCGGACGGCGCTCGCGGGATTGCGCGTCATCGAGTGCGGGCAGCTCGTCGCCGCCGCGTATGCCGGCAAGCTGTTCGCGGATCTCGGCGCCGACGTCATCAAGGTCGAGACGCCTGGCGGCGACCTCGCGCGCCGGCGCGGGCCGTTCGTCGGCGGCGCCGCGGACCCCGAGCGCAGCGGTCTCTTCCTCTATCTCAACACCAACAAGCGCGGCGTCGCCCTCGATCCGCGCCGACCGGACGAGCGCGCTGCCTTCGCTGCCCTGGTCGGCGGCGCCGACCTGGTGGTGCACAACGTGCCGCCGCCGGAGATGGCGGCGCAGGGCCTGGACTATGCGGCGCTGACCGCGGCCAACCCGCGCCTGGTGATGACCTCGATCACCCCGTATGGCCTCGAAGGCGTGCGGCGCGACTGGCACGCCACGGACCTGACGCTGTGGAGCGCGGGCGGCATCGCCTACCTGAACGGCGGCGGCTACGAGGCCGACGATCTGCCGCCGCTCAAGCCGTACGGCCTGCAGGCCGAGTTCCAGGGCGGCGTCAATGCCGCCGTCGCCGCGCTCGGCGCGCTGCTGGCGCGCCGGCGCACCGGCCGCGGCCAGCACGTCGTGGTGTCGATCCAGCAGGCGCTGGCCGCGATCCTCGAGCTGACGTTCGAGTACTGGCCCTACCAGGGACTCGTCGCCTCGCGCCTCGGGCGCAAGCCGATCCAGCCGCTCGATTTCCTCGAGTGCCGCGACGGCTGGGTGTTCATCTGCTGCGTCGAGGAACACCAGTGGCGGGAATTCGTGCGCATGATCGGCTCGCCCGAGTGGGCCGGCATCGAGCTGTTCGCGGATCGCCTCAGCCGCGGCGCCAACTGGGACGCGCTCAAGCTCTTCCTGCAGGAGTGGGCGAGCGAGCAGTCGGTGCTGGAGGTGTACCACGCCGCGCAGCAGCGGCGGATCCCCTTCGCGCCGGTGTCGACGATGGGCGACCTGCTGGCCTCGCCGCACCTCCAGGCGCGCGGCTTCTTCGCCACCCTCGACGTTCCCGGCGCCCGCGTCACCGTCCCCGGCGCGCCCTACAAGCTCTCGGCCACCCCCTGGTCCATCCGCCGCCCCGCGCCGCGACTGGGCGAGCACACCGAAGAGGTCCTGCGTGAAATCGGGCTCTGACATGGACCGCGGAAACCACAGGACGGCACCGCGGTCCTCTGCGTGTCCCCGCGGCCTCCGTGGTGCCTAGATGTCGCTGCCGCTCGAAGGAATCCGCGTCGCCGATTTCACCTGGGTGTGGGCGGGACCGTTCTGTACCCTGCAGCTCGCCCATCTCGGCGCCGAGGTGATCCGCGTCGAGAGCGCCACCCGCACCTGCGTCACGCGCCTCCTGCCGCCGTTCGCCGACGGCCAACCCGGCCCGAACCGCAGCGGCTATTTCAATCAGTACAACCAGGGCAAGCTGAGCCTGGCGCTCGATCTCAAGCAGCCGCAGGCGCTCGCCGTCGCCAAGGATCTGGTGGCGCAGTGCGACATCGTCTGCGAGAACTTCGCCGCCGGCGTCATGGAGCGCATGGGGCTCGGCTACGAGGTGCTGCGCGCGCTGCGCCCCGACCTGATCATGATCGCGCTCTCCGGCTACGGCGCCACCGGCCCGGACGCCGAGTTCGTCTCCTACGGCCCGGCGCAGGTGCCGCTGTCGGGGATGTCGTCGCTCACCGGCTATGCCGGCTGGCCGCCGATGCACGTCGGCATCTCCTACGGCGATCCGACCGGCGGACTGCACGGCGCCGTGGCCGTGCTCGCCGCGCTCTGGCACCGCGAAGCGACCGGCGAGGGCCAGTACATCGACCTGTCGCAGTGGGAGACCAGCATCGCCACCCTGGGCGAGGGCGTGCTCGAGCAGAGCCTCACCGGGACGCAGCCGCCGCGCGCCGGCAACCGCGATCCGCACATGGCGCCGCACGGCATCTTCCGCTGCGCCGGCGAGCAGCGCTGGGTGGCGATCGCGGTGCGCGACGACGAAGAATGGATCCGCTTCGCCGCCTGCATCGGCGCGCCGGCGCTGGGCACGGATCCGCGCTTCGCGACGCTCGCCGCGCGCAAGGCCAACGAGGACGCGCTGGAGGCTGTGGTGAGTGACTGGACGCGGCCACTGCCCGACGGCGAGGTCGTCGCCCGCCTGCAGGCGGCGAACATCCCCGCCGCGGCGGCGATGACCAACCGGGATCTCGCCGAGGACGAGGACCTGCGGCGCAGCGGCTTCCACGTGTTCCGCGAGCATCCGGAAATCGGCAGCCGCCTCCATCTCGGCATCCCGTGGCAGATGTCCGACACGCCGTGCAGCGTTCGCAGCGCCGCCCCGTGCCTGGGCCAACACACCGACGACGT
Coding sequences within it:
- a CDS encoding CoA transferase, with product MSLPLEGIRVADFTWVWAGPFCTLQLAHLGAEVIRVESATRTCVTRLLPPFADGQPGPNRSGYFNQYNQGKLSLALDLKQPQALAVAKDLVAQCDIVCENFAAGVMERMGLGYEVLRALRPDLIMIALSGYGATGPDAEFVSYGPAQVPLSGMSSLTGYAGWPPMHVGISYGDPTGGLHGAVAVLAALWHREATGEGQYIDLSQWETSIATLGEGVLEQSLTGTQPPRAGNRDPHMAPHGIFRCAGEQRWVAIAVRDDEEWIRFAACIGAPALGTDPRFATLAARKANEDALEAVVSDWTRPLPDGEVVARLQAANIPAAAAMTNRDLAEDEDLRRSGFHVFREHPEIGSRLHLGIPWQMSDTPCSVRSAAPCLGQHTDDVLRRVLGYDDARIAALRDAGVLT
- a CDS encoding VCBS repeat-containing protein, giving the protein MSRKHWVWGAASLAMIAVAAGAGIVPLSFAPAVDVPLGPSGCTAGVDCSEGAVAVAAGDFNGDGKLDIATANNGSDNATILLGDGAGGLTVHATLLAGVAPSAIAAGNLNGDTMLDLVIANETDSTIAVYLGHGDGTFGIPAVYVTGQAPESVVLADFNGDGILDVATADLFGDSVSVRLGDGGGTFGDLITTSVGGGPIGMASGRLNGDANEDLVVSQNDDATVVVLLSNGDGTFTVGEPMAVEESPQGVAIALLNDDAIPDIAVATEYFDTVSVLLGNGDGTFQDAVGYGVGGFPENVVAGDFNGDGIADLATADSFGTLDLEGSVSVLLGNGDGTFQDAQSFGTDVGPWGLVAADLNNDRLPDIVTANLDSADVSVLVNTGTPPTPSCVGDCNNDGQVTINELITGVNIALGSAPVSSCPAMDANGNGEVAINELIAAVNNALGGCPAA
- a CDS encoding CoA transferase, with the translated sequence MSRTALAGLRVIECGQLVAAAYAGKLFADLGADVIKVETPGGDLARRRGPFVGGAADPERSGLFLYLNTNKRGVALDPRRPDERAAFAALVGGADLVVHNVPPPEMAAQGLDYAALTAANPRLVMTSITPYGLEGVRRDWHATDLTLWSAGGIAYLNGGGYEADDLPPLKPYGLQAEFQGGVNAAVAALGALLARRRTGRGQHVVVSIQQALAAILELTFEYWPYQGLVASRLGRKPIQPLDFLECRDGWVFICCVEEHQWREFVRMIGSPEWAGIELFADRLSRGANWDALKLFLQEWASEQSVLEVYHAAQQRRIPFAPVSTMGDLLASPHLQARGFFATLDVPGARVTVPGAPYKLSATPWSIRRPAPRLGEHTEEVLREIGL